The Ignatzschineria rhizosphaerae genome contains a region encoding:
- the msbA gene encoding lipid A export permease/ATP-binding protein MsbA has protein sequence MVKNESFQLYRRILSYSFKYPAILIAALTCVILGGFAEAGLFWLLKPILDEGFVQKNSLFIKVMPWLVVGAFVCTSTLSFAGSFGMQWISQRVITLLRLQMYNKMLHLPQTEYDKHSTGYFISKLTFDIAQLMAVSSMTLVSIIKDSAMIIGLIAVMFFSSWKITLLVFLMAPVLYIVLRYVSKRLRGIARRMQEHMGEFNHILEEGIRGQKEIKLFNAYERMDSQFAKVNKHLRQLSMKSLVASQMASPISQVFLVLFIAVVIWYASSQASADEITIGSFLSLLAAMVGMLTPIKRLVSVNEALQRGAAGAESVFAILDADAEVDKGIEKLDKIQGKIEFKNVKFRYEGSNELAIKGISLEITPKETVALVGASGSGKSTFANLLSRFYIPTEGEITLDGHNINDINLDNYRSHVGYVGQHVILFADTIANNISFGNKTFTRKEIEQAAKYANASDFIEALPDGYDTIIGENGTKLSGGQRQRIAIARALLKDAPILIFDEATSSLDNESEYAIQKALKVLSAEKTTIIIAHRLSTIEHADKIVVFSHGEIVEVGDHRSLLEKDGYYAKLYRVDKDELS, from the coding sequence TGGTTATTAAAACCCATATTAGATGAAGGGTTTGTTCAGAAAAATTCGCTCTTTATTAAGGTTATGCCGTGGCTTGTGGTGGGCGCCTTTGTTTGTACGAGTACATTGAGTTTTGCCGGTAGTTTTGGAATGCAGTGGATTTCTCAAAGAGTAATTACGCTTCTTCGCCTTCAAATGTATAACAAGATGCTGCATTTACCGCAAACAGAGTATGACAAGCATTCAACGGGATATTTTATCTCTAAATTAACCTTTGATATTGCGCAGCTCATGGCGGTCAGTTCAATGACATTAGTCTCTATTATTAAAGATAGCGCAATGATTATTGGTTTGATAGCGGTGATGTTTTTTAGTAGTTGGAAAATTACACTATTAGTTTTCCTAATGGCGCCGGTCCTTTATATTGTGCTTCGCTATGTTTCTAAAAGATTGCGGGGTATTGCGCGTAGAATGCAAGAGCATATGGGGGAGTTTAATCATATTTTAGAAGAGGGTATTCGGGGTCAAAAAGAGATTAAGCTCTTCAATGCCTATGAGCGCATGGATTCTCAATTTGCAAAAGTTAATAAGCACTTGCGTCAATTAAGTATGAAGAGTTTGGTGGCAAGCCAGATGGCAAGCCCTATCTCGCAGGTTTTTTTAGTGCTCTTTATTGCCGTTGTGATTTGGTATGCTTCAAGCCAAGCATCCGCTGATGAGATTACGATCGGAAGCTTTTTATCACTTTTAGCGGCGATGGTGGGGATGTTGACGCCGATTAAGCGATTAGTGAGCGTGAATGAAGCGCTGCAAAGAGGCGCTGCAGGAGCTGAGAGTGTTTTTGCAATTTTAGATGCAGATGCAGAGGTGGATAAGGGCATTGAAAAACTTGATAAGATTCAAGGAAAAATTGAATTTAAGAATGTGAAATTCCGTTATGAAGGAAGTAATGAACTTGCAATTAAAGGGATCTCTTTAGAAATCACACCTAAAGAGACCGTTGCGCTAGTTGGGGCTTCTGGGAGTGGGAAAAGTACATTTGCTAATCTTTTATCTCGTTTTTATATCCCAACAGAAGGGGAGATTACCTTAGATGGTCATAATATTAATGACATTAATCTAGATAATTATCGCTCTCATGTGGGATATGTCGGGCAACATGTTATTTTATTTGCAGATACGATTGCCAATAATATTAGCTTTGGTAATAAAACCTTTACTCGAAAAGAGATTGAGCAAGCAGCGAAATACGCTAATGCCAGTGATTTTATTGAAGCCTTGCCAGATGGTTATGATACGATTATAGGTGAGAATGGAACGAAGCTCTCAGGAGGGCAGCGTCAACGTATTGCCATTGCAAGAGCGCTTTTAAAAGATGCACCTATTTTAATTTTTGATGAAGCAACGAGTAGTTTAGATAACGAGAGTGAGTATGCGATTCAAAAAGCACTAAAAGTATTAAGTGCTGAGAAAACGACCATTATTATCGCTCATAGATTGTCAACGATCGAACATGCAGATAAGATTGTAGTATTTAGCCATGGAGAGATCGTGGAAGTGGGGGATCATCGCTCGCTTTTAGAAAAAGATGGCTATTATGCAAAATTATATCGAGTCGATAAAGATGAATTATCGTGA
- a CDS encoding OmpA family protein: MKKQLIIAALAGLFATSTAVAATDSLIDRQGEFVRDRQNDCVLVKDGVPGCGIVIQDLTFSADTFFDFDKSTIRPQGRELLNKVAAELVKNAADVRSIELTGHTDSTGRAEYNQGLSDRRANAVRNYLIEKGVNPSVITAKGEGISYTFDNATAEGRAKNRRVDVKITAVREVKVD, translated from the coding sequence ATGAAAAAGCAATTAATTATTGCTGCATTAGCAGGTCTATTCGCGACTTCTACAGCTGTAGCAGCGACAGATTCGTTAATTGATAGACAAGGTGAATTTGTAAGAGATCGTCAAAATGACTGCGTATTAGTTAAAGATGGTGTTCCAGGATGTGGAATCGTTATCCAAGATTTAACTTTCTCAGCAGATACATTCTTTGATTTTGATAAATCAACAATTCGTCCACAAGGTCGTGAGTTACTTAACAAAGTAGCTGCTGAACTTGTTAAAAACGCAGCAGACGTAAGATCAATTGAACTTACAGGTCACACTGACTCAACAGGTCGCGCTGAGTACAACCAAGGTCTTTCAGATCGTCGTGCTAACGCAGTACGTAACTACTTAATCGAGAAAGGTGTTAACCCTTCAGTGATTACAGCTAAAGGTGAAGGCATCAGCTACACATTCGACAACGCAACAGCTGAAGGCCGTGCGAAAAACCGTCGTGTTGATGTAAAAATCACTGCAGTTAGAGAAGTTAAAGTAGACTAA
- a CDS encoding ComF family protein, giving the protein MIILDYLIPRFCAVCQLKIERNINYNLCNKYFFLLKSPPKKCIFCDTLGQFLCHLCKKHYPKLQNIHITFQYEAPIKQIIQQLKFSLKPYLATTISQIIWQQHKIFFQSLPSKTTIIPMPSGRLRVAKRGYNPVALIAQDLSKLSGLPYDPNYLLKSAFSIPQVELSRQERLYNLQDHFSINYRHNSKAPLESILLIDDVITTGRSFEMALDKLNNPQTKQLFGLFIAQS; this is encoded by the coding sequence ATGATTATACTCGATTATTTAATCCCAAGATTTTGCGCCGTCTGCCAATTAAAAATAGAGAGAAATATTAATTATAATCTTTGTAATAAATACTTTTTTCTCTTAAAATCTCCCCCTAAAAAATGTATCTTTTGCGATACACTCGGCCAGTTTCTGTGTCATTTATGCAAAAAACATTACCCAAAACTCCAAAATATCCATATTACCTTCCAATATGAAGCACCCATCAAACAAATTATTCAACAATTAAAGTTTTCTTTAAAGCCCTATCTTGCCACAACCATCAGCCAAATTATCTGGCAACAGCATAAGATTTTCTTTCAGAGCTTACCTTCTAAAACTACGATCATTCCAATGCCTAGCGGCCGTTTACGGGTCGCTAAAAGAGGTTATAATCCTGTAGCACTGATTGCCCAAGATCTCTCAAAGCTTAGCGGACTCCCTTATGATCCAAACTACCTACTAAAATCGGCCTTCTCTATCCCACAAGTAGAGCTATCAAGGCAAGAGCGGCTCTATAATTTACAAGATCATTTCTCAATCAATTATCGCCACAATTCTAAAGCGCCTTTAGAGTCTATCTTATTGATAGATGATGTGATTACGACTGGCCGCTCTTTTGAAATGGCACTTGATAAATTGAACAATCCTCAAACAAAACAACTCTTTGGGTTATTTATTGCGCAATCGTAG
- a CDS encoding endonuclease/exonuclease/phosphatase family protein: MTKLPLNIASCNLQNLNEHSALHKIDNFIHALSHELALPDVIALQEIGSEAVNKENFATAEVALILIEMLYAKTGVAYQYVDIAPLKNSTGGAHDFNIRPAFLIRTHIRLLQKYEIGTNDPAFTGDETLQFRPSRNPLVIIIEKGQKQLTLINCHLKSQNSRTNQEKKLAKKQRNEQALIIKEHCQQLPSDMPVVIMGDFNDTPNSDTLKLLLDNKMTSIWSQYQARLYTTKHRNCPVAIDYILLSDAISFNHPQIHHINTNLKSTYRFSDHDPISVEIYF; encoded by the coding sequence GTGACAAAGCTCCCTTTAAATATTGCCTCGTGCAATCTGCAAAATCTCAATGAGCACTCTGCATTACATAAAATCGATAATTTCATTCATGCCCTCAGTCACGAACTCGCATTACCAGATGTTATTGCCTTGCAAGAAATAGGTTCAGAAGCGGTTAATAAAGAGAATTTTGCCACCGCAGAGGTTGCCTTAATCTTAATTGAAATGCTCTACGCTAAAACAGGGGTGGCATATCAATATGTCGATATTGCGCCTTTAAAAAACTCCACAGGCGGCGCTCACGATTTTAATATTCGCCCTGCTTTTTTAATTCGCACCCATATTCGACTATTACAAAAATATGAGATAGGCACTAATGATCCGGCGTTTACTGGCGATGAAACATTACAATTTAGGCCTTCTCGCAACCCTCTTGTGATCATTATTGAAAAGGGACAAAAGCAACTGACGCTCATAAATTGCCACTTAAAATCACAAAACTCTCGCACTAACCAAGAGAAAAAACTGGCAAAAAAACAACGTAACGAGCAAGCTTTAATAATTAAAGAGCATTGTCAGCAATTACCTAGTGATATGCCTGTCGTGATTATGGGCGATTTTAATGATACGCCTAACAGCGATACATTAAAGCTACTCCTAGACAATAAAATGACCTCTATTTGGTCTCAATATCAAGCTAGACTCTATACCACAAAGCATCGTAATTGCCCTGTTGCCATTGATTATATTTTACTCTCAGATGCGATCTCTTTTAATCATCCACAAATCCATCATATTAATACTAACCTTAAATCAACTTATCGATTCTCTGATCACGACCCAATCTCCGTAGAAATTTATTTTTGA
- the sbcB gene encoding exodeoxyribonuclease I gives MNSTFFFYDLETFGLNPKEDRIAQFAGIRTDANFNIVGDPINIYCQPPKDYIPDPESILITGITPQEALEKGVPEAEFAARIHEEFSTPNTCILGYNSIRFDDEMIRYLFYRNFLDPYAHHWQNGNSRWDLLDVVRATHAFRPEGIHWPSDEDGIVNLKLENLAKVNQLEHEKAHDALSDVYATIAMAKLIQQKQPKLFEYYFKHRRARDLNNLIDLQNLTPLLHISGMFGQARNNLSMIMPMLFNPHNKNELISIDLMGDISGILTLNASKIREKMYTPTADLPEGEARIPLKGIHLNKCPILATTKLLPTMATHTIDEAHCRKNFELLSSHKEAVLSKIFEIYQTPRNYESDPHNEPVESLLYQGFFERSDRQQMDLIPKMNGEELLNYDFYFHDPRVLPLLFIYRARNYFETLFEDEKEDWKRYLSMKREYYKHKYQPKYETLLKSAIEAQDSNKISLLESIKSEYL, from the coding sequence ATGAATTCGACCTTCTTTTTCTATGACCTTGAAACTTTTGGTCTCAATCCAAAAGAAGATCGCATTGCGCAATTTGCTGGTATTCGAACCGATGCTAACTTTAATATTGTAGGAGACCCTATCAATATTTATTGCCAGCCGCCTAAAGACTATATTCCTGATCCTGAATCAATCCTTATTACCGGAATAACACCGCAAGAGGCTTTAGAAAAAGGGGTGCCTGAAGCAGAATTTGCAGCAAGAATTCATGAAGAATTCTCTACCCCAAATACCTGCATCTTGGGATATAACAGCATTCGTTTTGATGATGAAATGATTCGCTACCTCTTTTATCGTAACTTTTTAGACCCTTATGCCCATCATTGGCAAAATGGTAACTCTCGCTGGGATTTACTAGATGTCGTCAGAGCAACGCATGCCTTTCGCCCTGAAGGTATTCATTGGCCAAGTGATGAAGATGGAATTGTGAACCTCAAGCTTGAGAATCTCGCTAAAGTCAATCAACTCGAGCATGAAAAAGCCCATGACGCCCTAAGTGATGTGTACGCCACAATTGCTATGGCGAAGCTAATTCAACAAAAACAGCCTAAACTCTTTGAGTACTACTTTAAACACCGCCGAGCAAGAGATCTTAATAACCTTATTGACCTCCAAAACTTAACCCCTTTGCTACATATTTCCGGCATGTTTGGACAAGCGCGCAATAACCTCTCCATGATTATGCCAATGCTCTTTAATCCTCATAATAAAAATGAGCTCATTAGCATTGACTTAATGGGAGATATCTCAGGCATACTCACATTAAACGCATCCAAAATTCGAGAAAAAATGTATACCCCAACAGCGGATCTCCCTGAAGGGGAGGCGAGGATCCCGCTAAAAGGCATTCACCTTAATAAATGCCCTATTTTAGCAACCACAAAATTATTACCCACAATGGCAACCCATACTATTGACGAAGCACATTGTCGTAAAAACTTTGAATTACTCAGCAGCCATAAGGAAGCCGTTCTCTCAAAAATCTTTGAAATATACCAAACACCTAGAAACTACGAGTCAGATCCCCATAATGAACCGGTGGAATCACTTCTTTATCAAGGTTTTTTCGAACGTAGTGATCGCCAGCAAATGGATCTTATTCCTAAAATGAATGGTGAGGAACTCTTAAATTATGATTTTTACTTTCATGACCCAAGAGTGCTACCGCTACTCTTTATTTATCGTGCACGCAATTATTTCGAGACGCTTTTTGAAGATGAAAAAGAGGATTGGAAACGATATCTCTCGATGAAACGAGAATATTATAAACACAAATATCAGCCAAAATATGAAACACTCCTAAAGAGTGCGATTGAGGCTCAAGATTCTAATAAAATTAGCCTATTAGAATCCATTAAAAGTGAGTATCTGTGA
- the lptB gene encoding LPS export ABC transporter ATP-binding protein — MRLTTQNLIKRFKNRTVVNGASFHVNQGEIVGLLGPNGAGKTTSFYMTVGLITPDEGEVFLENRDITQSPMHERAKLGIGYLPQEASIFRKMSSRDNILAICQTRQDLSKDAQEELADQLLEDFKITHIADSLGISLSGGERRRVEIARSLALNPKFLLLDEPFAGVDPLSVADIQSIIVELSERGIGILITDHNIRETLSICERSYILSAGTVIAEGDTELLLNHEDVRRVYLGENFSL, encoded by the coding sequence ATGCGTCTGACGACTCAAAATCTTATTAAGCGCTTTAAAAATCGAACGGTCGTTAACGGTGCCTCTTTTCATGTCAATCAAGGGGAGATTGTGGGACTACTTGGCCCTAATGGTGCCGGAAAAACAACAAGTTTCTATATGACCGTTGGCTTAATCACCCCCGATGAAGGGGAAGTCTTCCTAGAAAATAGAGATATCACGCAAAGCCCAATGCACGAAAGAGCAAAACTGGGTATTGGCTACCTTCCCCAAGAGGCTTCTATTTTTCGAAAAATGAGTAGCCGAGATAATATCTTAGCGATTTGCCAAACCCGTCAAGACCTGAGCAAAGATGCCCAAGAAGAGTTAGCAGATCAGCTGCTAGAAGACTTTAAAATTACCCATATTGCCGACTCTTTGGGGATCTCTCTTTCTGGCGGAGAGAGACGCCGCGTGGAAATTGCGAGAAGTTTAGCTTTAAATCCTAAATTTCTCCTCCTTGATGAGCCATTTGCAGGAGTTGACCCTCTTTCTGTAGCGGATATTCAATCGATCATTGTGGAGCTCTCTGAACGCGGTATCGGCATTTTAATCACCGATCATAATATCCGTGAAACCCTCTCAATCTGTGAAAGATCCTATATATTAAGCGCCGGTACCGTGATTGCAGAAGGTGATACAGAACTGCTTCTCAACCATGAAGATGTTCGCCGCGTATATCTTGGTGAAAATTTCTCACTATAG
- the lptA gene encoding lipopolysaccharide transport periplasmic protein LptA, protein MNRPLLSLTSLLIKSVSLILIGGSINIAAALPEDRKLPLDINADWSEFSGGTPTGIYRGNVVLTQGNLQITADEAIFQLKDGELEYIIATGNPVKIKDLPQANEGWVFGEGGSLSFYPQQQMLALENNAKIKQSNDSVSANKITYNLDTRKINAERSSKNRVHFTIQMEGRE, encoded by the coding sequence ATGAATAGACCTTTGCTTTCTTTAACGTCATTACTTATAAAAAGCGTTTCTCTCATTCTTATTGGGGGAAGCATTAATATTGCAGCAGCACTACCTGAAGATCGAAAATTACCGCTTGATATCAATGCCGATTGGTCTGAATTTAGCGGTGGAACCCCAACCGGCATCTATCGAGGCAATGTTGTTTTAACACAAGGTAATCTTCAAATCACGGCCGATGAAGCGATCTTTCAGTTAAAAGATGGGGAGCTTGAATATATTATTGCCACCGGCAATCCTGTAAAGATTAAAGATCTACCACAAGCTAATGAAGGCTGGGTCTTTGGTGAAGGAGGCTCTCTTAGCTTCTATCCTCAACAGCAGATGTTAGCGCTTGAAAATAATGCAAAAATTAAACAGAGTAATGATTCTGTTTCAGCAAATAAAATTACCTACAATCTCGATACTCGAAAAATTAATGCTGAAAGAAGTAGCAAAAATCGAGTTCATTTTACGATCCAAATGGAAGGAAGAGAGTAA
- the lptC gene encoding LPS export ABC transporter periplasmic protein LptC, giving the protein MNISEIFKRFLLLFIAGVLVYFSWIIYRDSREFPEIVSTDPQIELSEYEIIRYNQAGDIEYSLEGDYLVHYDNERGSELTNPKILHYVQPSLLKSDADEKSTPVIDWQAESLTATISQDKNLVTLLKDVVLQKPNEENPQNTVTLTTDRLYIHDRGDKITSDIFVKIASPSRTISGVGVEGFPDKEQFTILRDVHSTFMTNQESSHE; this is encoded by the coding sequence ATGAATATATCTGAGATTTTTAAACGCTTTCTACTTCTCTTTATTGCAGGGGTACTCGTTTATTTTTCTTGGATTATTTATCGTGATAGCCGAGAGTTCCCTGAGATCGTCTCAACAGATCCCCAAATTGAATTAAGCGAATATGAGATTATTCGCTATAACCAAGCGGGAGATATAGAGTACTCTCTTGAAGGAGATTATCTTGTGCATTACGATAATGAGAGGGGAAGTGAGTTAACAAACCCTAAAATCCTCCATTATGTACAGCCCTCATTGCTTAAGAGTGATGCCGATGAAAAAAGTACGCCAGTTATTGATTGGCAAGCAGAAAGCCTCACAGCAACCATTTCACAAGATAAAAATCTTGTCACTCTTCTTAAAGATGTGGTCTTACAAAAACCTAATGAAGAAAACCCACAAAATACCGTGACCTTAACAACAGATCGCCTCTATATTCATGATCGTGGCGATAAGATCACCTCAGATATCTTTGTGAAAATCGCCTCCCCTTCTCGCACTATTTCAGGAGTGGGGGTTGAGGGCTTCCCTGATAAAGAGCAATTTACCATTCTTCGTGATGTTCACTCCACCTTCATGACTAACCAGGAATCTTCCCATGAATAG
- the rpiA gene encoding ribose-5-phosphate isomerase RpiA, whose translation MNAQQQKEAVAKAALKYIPEDKILGLGTGSTVDCLIALLPTLPFKIKGIASSSERTSKQVEALGIPVVDLKDITVIDTYIDGADEINHHLAMIKGGGGALTREKIVAAHAEQFVCIADESKLVETLGAFPLPIEVIPMAAHFVIRKMEQMGAKAKIREGFITDNHNLIVDVEGLKITSPIQLEASINQITGVVTNGLFAARGADVLLMADQALNIRTITKK comes from the coding sequence ATGAACGCACAACAACAAAAAGAAGCCGTTGCTAAAGCAGCATTAAAATATATCCCTGAAGATAAGATTTTAGGTCTAGGAACAGGGTCAACAGTTGACTGCCTAATCGCGCTCCTGCCAACGCTTCCTTTTAAAATAAAAGGGATTGCATCAAGCTCAGAGCGCACCTCAAAACAGGTAGAAGCTTTGGGAATCCCTGTCGTTGATCTAAAAGATATTACGGTGATTGATACCTATATCGATGGTGCTGATGAGATCAATCATCATCTGGCCATGATTAAAGGCGGTGGTGGCGCTTTAACACGTGAAAAAATTGTTGCTGCCCATGCCGAGCAATTTGTCTGTATTGCCGATGAGTCAAAACTTGTGGAAACTTTAGGTGCTTTCCCTCTTCCGATTGAAGTCATTCCTATGGCGGCTCATTTTGTCATTCGAAAAATGGAACAGATGGGGGCAAAAGCGAAAATTCGAGAAGGGTTTATTACCGATAACCATAACCTCATTGTCGATGTAGAAGGCTTAAAAATCACAAGCCCTATTCAACTTGAAGCCTCTATTAATCAGATTACGGGGGTTGTGACAAACGGTCTTTTTGCAGCACGCGGCGCAGATGTCCTCTTAATGGCAGATCAAGCCCTGAATATTCGTACCATCACAAAAAAATAG
- a CDS encoding FKBP-type peptidyl-prolyl cis-trans isomerase, translated as MTVAKDKVVGVIYTLTDDQGNVVDTNKGQEALEFIQGHGMMIPGFEKALEGAIEGQTLAFSVSPAEGYGESNEDFIIEVPRSAFPEDEEVQVGWQVTGTTPDGQMQAFRVLEVSDEKIKLDANHPLAGQNLNFEVEVVALRDATEQELSHGHVHADGHDH; from the coding sequence ATGACAGTAGCAAAAGATAAAGTAGTTGGCGTTATTTACACATTAACAGACGATCAAGGTAATGTGGTTGACACTAACAAAGGCCAAGAAGCATTAGAATTTATCCAAGGTCATGGAATGATGATCCCAGGATTTGAAAAAGCATTAGAAGGTGCAATAGAAGGCCAAACGCTTGCATTTAGCGTATCTCCAGCAGAAGGTTATGGTGAGTCAAATGAAGATTTCATCATCGAAGTACCACGTAGCGCATTCCCAGAAGATGAAGAAGTGCAAGTGGGCTGGCAGGTAACTGGTACAACACCAGATGGCCAAATGCAGGCATTTAGAGTACTTGAAGTTTCTGATGAAAAGATCAAATTAGATGCAAACCATCCTTTAGCTGGTCAAAATTTAAACTTTGAAGTTGAAGTTGTAGCATTACGTGATGCAACAGAGCAAGAGCTTTCACACGGTCATGTTCATGCTGATGGTCACGATCATTAA
- the minC gene encoding septum site-determining protein MinC, protein MTQNKIFQIKGELSAMMVLYLKGIDLKVLEDDLSIQVDKSPQLFKGVPFIVDLSAIEAGNNLDLNWLKNLLTSRDLIPVGLRNVNADLEGKAKAAGWAILADTGMKSKAHHAKESAIVEEAPIMEATKTTVAKAELVEAESVLTQDEAPVAMPVETTMHVQQIRSGQQLSVVSGDLVVVNSVNEGAELLVDGNIHIYGALRGRALAGIHGNRAARIFCQSLEAELVSIAGFYKMEEDIPERLRGKMVQIYLEADEIKIEALIK, encoded by the coding sequence ATGACACAGAATAAAATATTTCAAATTAAGGGAGAACTGTCAGCGATGATGGTTCTTTATCTTAAGGGGATAGATTTAAAAGTATTAGAGGATGATTTATCAATACAAGTTGATAAATCCCCTCAGCTTTTTAAAGGTGTTCCTTTTATCGTGGATCTTTCGGCAATTGAGGCAGGTAATAATCTTGACCTTAACTGGCTTAAAAATCTTTTAACATCACGAGATTTGATTCCTGTTGGATTGCGTAATGTGAATGCCGATTTAGAAGGGAAAGCAAAAGCGGCCGGTTGGGCGATTTTAGCGGATACCGGGATGAAATCTAAAGCTCATCACGCTAAAGAATCCGCCATTGTTGAAGAAGCGCCAATCATGGAAGCTACTAAAACAACGGTTGCTAAAGCTGAGCTTGTTGAGGCTGAGTCTGTATTAACGCAAGATGAAGCGCCCGTGGCAATGCCGGTAGAAACTACAATGCATGTCCAACAGATTCGCTCAGGACAACAATTGTCAGTGGTGAGTGGTGATTTAGTGGTTGTTAACTCTGTTAATGAAGGTGCTGAACTTTTAGTCGATGGCAATATCCATATTTATGGTGCCTTGCGTGGTCGAGCATTAGCAGGCATTCATGGGAATCGAGCGGCGAGAATTTTTTGCCAATCTCTAGAAGCAGAGTTGGTCTCCATCGCCGGCTTTTACAAGATGGAAGAAGATATTCCCGAAAGACTTCGTGGAAAGATGGTGCAGATCTACCTTGAAGCGGATGAAATCAAGATTGAAGCTTTAATTAAGTAA
- the minD gene encoding septum site-determining protein MinD encodes MARIVVVTSGKGGVGKTTTSASIAAGLAKNGHKTAVIDFDVGLRNLDLIMGCERRVVYDFVNVVNDEATLAQTLIKDRRLENLYILPASQTRDKDALTKEGVEKVMQELDKLGFEFIICDSPAGIEKGAQLAMYFADDAIITTNPEVSSVRDSDRILGILASKTKKAEEGKEVNQHLVINRYNPSRAESGEMLSVTDILDILGIPLVGVVPESSAVLQCSNSGEPVIMNEESDAGQAFNDIVERFLGKDLPHRFIEAPKKGFFGRMFGG; translated from the coding sequence GTGGCAAGAATCGTAGTTGTGACATCTGGAAAAGGTGGCGTAGGAAAAACAACGACTAGTGCGAGCATAGCGGCAGGGCTCGCAAAAAATGGTCATAAAACAGCCGTGATTGACTTTGATGTGGGGCTTCGTAACTTAGATCTTATTATGGGTTGTGAGCGTCGTGTTGTATATGACTTTGTCAATGTTGTGAATGATGAAGCAACATTAGCACAAACCTTAATTAAAGATCGTCGCCTTGAAAATCTCTATATTCTCCCTGCATCACAAACTCGTGATAAAGATGCTTTAACGAAAGAGGGTGTTGAGAAAGTGATGCAAGAGCTCGATAAGCTGGGCTTTGAGTTTATTATTTGTGACTCTCCTGCAGGAATTGAGAAGGGGGCGCAGCTTGCAATGTATTTTGCAGATGATGCGATCATCACGACAAATCCAGAAGTCTCTTCTGTAAGGGACTCAGACCGTATTTTAGGGATTCTTGCAAGCAAGACTAAAAAGGCGGAAGAGGGTAAAGAGGTTAATCAGCATTTAGTGATTAATCGCTATAATCCTAGTCGTGCGGAGAGTGGAGAGATGCTCTCTGTTACAGATATTTTAGATATTTTAGGGATTCCTTTAGTGGGAGTTGTGCCTGAGTCTTCAGCGGTACTTCAATGTTCTAACTCAGGTGAGCCTGTGATTATGAATGAAGAGTCTGATGCGGGGCAAGCATTTAATGATATTGTGGAGAGATTCCTTGGTAAAGATCTCCCTCACCGTTTTATTGAAGCGCCTAAGAAAGGATTCTTTGGACGTATGTTTGGAGGCTAG
- the minE gene encoding cell division topological specificity factor MinE, whose amino-acid sequence MFKLLFGKRQKSNTASIAKERLQIIVAHERVKNMEGNPDFMQDLQRDILEVVKRYLPVDSEQINIAMDREGDCDVLELNIVLSDDEPSKES is encoded by the coding sequence ATGTTTAAACTGTTATTTGGTAAACGCCAGAAATCAAATACGGCATCGATTGCTAAAGAGCGTTTGCAGATTATCGTTGCACATGAGCGTGTAAAGAATATGGAAGGTAATCCTGACTTTATGCAAGACCTTCAAAGAGATATCTTGGAAGTTGTGAAGCGTTATCTACCGGTAGATTCAGAGCAGATTAATATCGCAATGGATCGAGAGGGTGATTGTGATGTTTTAGAGCTCAATATTGTCTTATCTGATGATGAGCCAAGCAAGGAATCGTAA